The following are encoded together in the Mycobacteriales bacterium genome:
- a CDS encoding type II toxin-antitoxin system RelE/ParE family toxin, protein MSDARYELIISPTARRQLADVLPESVAFAAYEFVVGPLLTKPHRVGKRLEPPLSDRYSARRGTYRVIYRVDDQQHVVTVVAVVRRAGAYRS, encoded by the coding sequence GTGAGCGACGCGCGCTACGAACTGATTATCTCTCCGACCGCGCGGCGCCAACTCGCTGACGTTCTCCCCGAGTCGGTTGCGTTCGCCGCGTACGAGTTCGTCGTCGGGCCGCTGCTGACCAAGCCCCACCGCGTCGGCAAGCGCCTTGAGCCTCCGCTGAGCGACCGTTACAGCGCACGCCGCGGGACCTACCGCGTGATCTACCGAGTCGACGATCAACAGCACGTGGTGACGGTGGTCGCCGTCGTACGACGCGCGGGCGCCTACCGCTCCTGA
- a CDS encoding type II toxin-antitoxin system Phd/YefM family antitoxin — protein MTMSGVMPLADVKAHLSELVSRVHGHHERVTVTVHGRPSAVLLAVEDLEALEETIAVLSDTEVLRQLAASDAELARDEGEDLEALTAAMKRRRETA, from the coding sequence ATGACCATGTCCGGGGTCATGCCGCTCGCGGACGTCAAGGCGCATCTGTCCGAGCTCGTCAGCCGAGTCCACGGTCACCACGAACGAGTCACCGTCACGGTGCATGGTCGGCCGTCCGCAGTGCTGCTCGCGGTCGAAGATCTCGAGGCACTGGAAGAGACGATCGCCGTCCTGTCCGACACCGAAGTGCTGCGGCAGCTCGCCGCCTCAGACGCAGAACTTGCACGGGATGAGGGCGAGGATCTCGAGGCATTGACCGCCGCGATGAAGCGACGCCGAGAGACCGCGTGA